Proteins encoded together in one Microcebus murinus isolate Inina chromosome 16, M.murinus_Inina_mat1.0, whole genome shotgun sequence window:
- the PCMTD2 gene encoding protein-L-isoaspartate O-methyltransferase domain-containing protein 2 isoform X2 yields the protein MFTAAEVGAAPPGRGRARDAPEELQVAAQAARTGGPAEPRGPFGVNHGVELHSDVIEYAKQKLDFFIRTSESFDKFDFCEPSFVTGNCLEISPDCAQYDRVYCGAGVQKEHEEYMKNLLKVGGVLVMPLEEKLTKITRTGPSAWETKKILAVSFAPLIQPCHSESGKSRLVQLPPVAVRSLQDLARIAIRGTIKKVIHQETVSKNGNGLKNTPRFKRRRVRRRRMETIVFLDKEVFASRISNPSDDNSCEDLEEERREEEERTPPETKPDPPVNFLRQKVLSLPLPDPLKYYLLYYREK from the exons ATGTTTACAGCGGCGGAGGTCGGCGCGGCGCCCCCGGGACGAGGACGCGCGAGGGACGCACCCGAAGAGCTGCAGGTCGCTGCCCAGGCCGCCCGAACCGGCGGGCCGGCCGAGCCCCGAG GTCCTTTTGGTGTAAACCATGGGGTGGAACTTCACTCAGATGTGATAGAGTATGCAAAGCAGAAACTGGACTTTTTCATCAGAACAAGTGAAAGCTTCGACAA GTTTGACTTTTGTGAGCCTTCCTTTGTTACTGGCAATTGCCTGGAGATTTCTCCTGATTGTGCTCAGTATGATCGAGTGTACTGTGGGGCTGGTGTACAGAAAGAGCATGAAGAGTACATGAAGAATCTGCTCAAAGTGGGAGGGGTTCTTGTCATGCCACTGGAAGAGAAG TTGACTAAGATAACGCGCACAGGTCCTTCAGCTTGGGAAACCAAAAAGATTCTGGCTGTTTCTTTTGCTCCTCTGATCCAACCCTGCCATTCAGAGTCAGGAAAATCAAGACTTGTCCAATTAC CTCCAGTGGCAGTTCGCAGCCTCCAGGACTTGGCTCGCATTGCCATCCGGGGCACCATTAAAAAGGTCATTCATCAGGAAACAGTGAGCAAAAATGGAAACGGACTAAAGAACACCCCCAGGTTTAAACGCAGGAGAGTTCGCCGCCGTCGAATGGAAACGATTGTCTTTTTGGACAAAGAGGTCTTTGCCAGTCGGATTTCCAACCCCTCTGATGACAACAGCTGTGAAGACTTGGAAGAGGAACGgcgggaagaggaagagaggaccCCACCTGAAACAAAGCCAGACCCCCCTGTGAACTTCCTGCGCCAGAAAGTCCTGAGCCTCCCTCTACCAGATCCCCTGAAATACTACTTGCTttattacagagaaaaataa
- the PCMTD2 gene encoding protein-L-isoaspartate O-methyltransferase domain-containing protein 2 isoform X1 — MGGAVSAGEDNDELIDNLKEAQYIRTELVEQAFRAIDRADYYLEEFKENAYKDLAWKHGNIHLSAPCIYSEVMEALDLQPGLSFLNLGSGTGYLSSMVGLILGPFGVNHGVELHSDVIEYAKQKLDFFIRTSESFDKFDFCEPSFVTGNCLEISPDCAQYDRVYCGAGVQKEHEEYMKNLLKVGGVLVMPLEEKLTKITRTGPSAWETKKILAVSFAPLIQPCHSESGKSRLVQLPPVAVRSLQDLARIAIRGTIKKVIHQETVSKNGNGLKNTPRFKRRRVRRRRMETIVFLDKEVFASRISNPSDDNSCEDLEEERREEEERTPPETKPDPPVNFLRQKVLSLPLPDPLKYYLLYYREK; from the exons ATGGGTGGTGCTGTGAGTGCTGGTGAGGACAACGATGAACTGATAGACAATTTGAAAGAAGCACAGTATATCCGGACTGAGCTGGTAGAGCAGGCTTTCCGAGCTATTGATCGTGCAGACTATTATcttgaagaatttaaagaaaatgcttataAGGACTTGGCGTGGAAGCATGGAAACATTCACCTTTCGGCCCCATGCATCTACTCGGAGGTGATGGAAGCCCTGGATCTGCAGCCTGGACTCTCGTTTCTGAACCTGGGCAGTGGCACTGGGTACCTCAGCTCTATGGTGGGCCTCATTCTAG GTCCTTTTGGTGTAAACCATGGGGTGGAACTTCACTCAGATGTGATAGAGTATGCAAAGCAGAAACTGGACTTTTTCATCAGAACAAGTGAAAGCTTCGACAA GTTTGACTTTTGTGAGCCTTCCTTTGTTACTGGCAATTGCCTGGAGATTTCTCCTGATTGTGCTCAGTATGATCGAGTGTACTGTGGGGCTGGTGTACAGAAAGAGCATGAAGAGTACATGAAGAATCTGCTCAAAGTGGGAGGGGTTCTTGTCATGCCACTGGAAGAGAAG TTGACTAAGATAACGCGCACAGGTCCTTCAGCTTGGGAAACCAAAAAGATTCTGGCTGTTTCTTTTGCTCCTCTGATCCAACCCTGCCATTCAGAGTCAGGAAAATCAAGACTTGTCCAATTAC CTCCAGTGGCAGTTCGCAGCCTCCAGGACTTGGCTCGCATTGCCATCCGGGGCACCATTAAAAAGGTCATTCATCAGGAAACAGTGAGCAAAAATGGAAACGGACTAAAGAACACCCCCAGGTTTAAACGCAGGAGAGTTCGCCGCCGTCGAATGGAAACGATTGTCTTTTTGGACAAAGAGGTCTTTGCCAGTCGGATTTCCAACCCCTCTGATGACAACAGCTGTGAAGACTTGGAAGAGGAACGgcgggaagaggaagagaggaccCCACCTGAAACAAAGCCAGACCCCCCTGTGAACTTCCTGCGCCAGAAAGTCCTGAGCCTCCCTCTACCAGATCCCCTGAAATACTACTTGCTttattacagagaaaaataa